A section of the Opitutaceae bacterium genome encodes:
- a CDS encoding HAMP domain-containing protein, which yields MKPLPIRWRFAVWTSGMTTFILLIYSGFTLLNFFQEQIEAVDLEIAAEGNRLLGMKDLAEMEEEAREVELYAPWLGHAVLDDIGSVNFRSARLTDRLVRAAHETGVPRTFQEGGDSWRIAVFSRSGMSVLIAYNLDEVWSTLEDLVMAYAFSLAIVVGITAACGWWISGRLLRPLGELTAAVERVETEKLGERMSVPAARDELQRLTIVFNAMLARLQESFEQAQRFAADASHELRTPLTIMRGEVDGLMRAQDITPEHQKRLVSVQEEIARLHHITDNLLSLARFDTGSVQIPMQELDLSALVAEACDDAELLGESRHVRIERDLNGPQRVAGDKSHIRRVVLNLLDNAIKFNVPGGVVRCSLAAERTGAVLRVGNSGPGIPSEMRPRLFQRFFRADLSRGDTDRGHGLGLSLSREIARAHGGDLRLSDSTTADWTEFEFTMPPAFGIPGSMRS from the coding sequence ATGAAGCCGCTCCCCATCCGCTGGAGGTTTGCCGTCTGGACGTCGGGCATGACGACCTTCATTCTGCTCATCTATTCCGGATTCACGCTGCTCAACTTCTTTCAGGAGCAGATCGAGGCGGTCGATCTGGAGATAGCGGCGGAGGGAAACCGCCTGCTTGGCATGAAGGACCTCGCCGAAATGGAAGAGGAGGCGAGGGAGGTTGAATTGTATGCCCCCTGGCTCGGGCATGCGGTGCTCGATGACATTGGATCGGTGAACTTCCGCAGCGCCCGGCTGACGGACAGGCTGGTGCGGGCCGCGCACGAGACGGGCGTGCCGCGAACGTTTCAGGAAGGCGGGGACAGCTGGAGGATCGCGGTGTTTTCCCGTTCGGGGATGTCGGTTCTCATTGCCTACAACCTGGACGAGGTTTGGAGCACCCTGGAGGACCTCGTGATGGCGTATGCGTTTTCGCTGGCAATCGTGGTGGGCATCACGGCCGCATGCGGCTGGTGGATTTCCGGACGACTGCTTCGGCCGCTTGGGGAACTCACTGCGGCGGTGGAGCGGGTCGAAACGGAGAAACTTGGCGAACGCATGTCTGTTCCGGCTGCGCGGGACGAACTTCAGCGCCTCACCATCGTTTTCAATGCGATGCTTGCGCGGCTGCAGGAGAGCTTCGAACAGGCGCAGCGATTTGCCGCCGACGCATCCCACGAGCTGCGGACACCGCTCACGATCATGCGGGGTGAGGTGGACGGCTTGATGCGCGCGCAGGACATTACCCCGGAGCACCAGAAAAGGCTGGTGAGCGTCCAGGAGGAGATTGCGCGCCTGCACCATATCACGGACAATCTGCTGTCGCTGGCCCGGTTCGACACGGGATCAGTGCAGATTCCCATGCAGGAATTGGATCTATCCGCGCTCGTTGCGGAGGCCTGTGACGATGCTGAGCTTCTCGGGGAGAGCCGGCATGTCCGGATCGAGCGAGATTTGAACGGGCCGCAGAGGGTCGCCGGAGACAAATCTCACATCCGCCGCGTGGTGCTCAATCTGCTCGACAATGCGATCAAGTTCAACGTGCCCGGCGGGGTCGTACGCTGCTCGCTTGCCGCCGAGCGCACGGGAGCCGTGCTTCGAGTCGGAAACTCCGGGCCAGGCATCCCGTCCGAGATGAGGCCCCGGCTCTTTCAGCGTTTTTTTCGCGCGGATCTAAGCCGGGGTGACACTGATCGGGGGCATGGTCTCGGCCTGAGCCTCAGCCGCGAAATCGCGCGGGCGCACGGTGGCGACCTGCGGTTGTCGGACTCCACGACGGCCGATTGGACGGAGTTCGAGTTCACGATGCCCCCGGCGTTTGGAATCCCGGGATCCATGCGATCGTGA
- a CDS encoding DEAD/DEAH box helicase, with protein MRLDELSSLQQLVLPDRWQAEAIQALRAGKDVIVDAPTGAGKTYVFERWAEQTNFSRRALFTVPTRALANDKYAEWRERGWRVGITTGDLTIDSQAPLVVATLEAVQHRVAAPRHESGGDTPPEFRLLVVDEYQWLADEHRGSHYEGVLLSAARGLQLLLLSGAVGNPEDVAAWLRRLGRDVVVVQTRRRPVPLEEVEADDLVRGLPRTVEGFWSRRVAGALREGLGPVLVFAPHRSEVERLARQFARELPLPDPLTLSQEQESVCGPGLAKLLKARVAFHHSGLTYAQRAGVIEPLAKAGQLRAVVATLGLSAGINFSLRSVMITAGSYRHGQREHEIEPHELLQMAGRAGRRGLDEMGYVLVSSSTPRLRRAAQMRLKRAGPLPWAFMLRQLRAGENVRAVTAAAAHRFFTEQPMVLGAEQTGRRRSGGLPCDQRTDTGRARLVRRERNPFPACRTCAHRAECLALSPQPTLLWQLQRVGVLDQELRLTARGEIVSNFLGPEGLAIAAALEDRAYPLDAIVFDIANITSGERFSGTNPRVLGRLSAVCERTYRRQTIEGYLENGIPPQYGFGAADVVKARVEGERLRALVDAQETAGRGDIDRLMTEWRSLLKQIASASPISETAVSHGSCSRQPGGEAAAIRLMERWDNLRSLAHAHLSELRPGSLPELPALLAEQRRPINHRFHSRTHAQTMNPLARRPAVSA; from the coding sequence GTGCGTCTTGATGAACTTTCCAGCTTGCAGCAGTTGGTGCTGCCGGACCGGTGGCAGGCGGAGGCCATTCAGGCGCTGCGGGCGGGAAAGGATGTGATCGTCGACGCACCGACGGGGGCGGGGAAAACCTATGTTTTCGAGCGGTGGGCGGAGCAGACCAATTTTTCTAGGCGCGCGCTTTTCACCGTGCCGACGCGCGCGCTCGCCAACGACAAGTACGCCGAGTGGCGCGAGCGCGGCTGGCGGGTCGGCATCACGACCGGCGATCTCACCATCGACTCCCAGGCCCCCCTGGTTGTCGCCACGCTCGAGGCGGTGCAGCACCGGGTTGCGGCTCCGCGACACGAGTCGGGCGGCGATACGCCGCCGGAGTTCCGGCTGCTCGTTGTCGACGAATACCAGTGGCTCGCGGATGAGCACCGCGGCTCCCATTACGAGGGAGTTCTGCTTTCCGCCGCGCGAGGCCTGCAGTTGCTGCTGCTCTCCGGCGCGGTCGGGAATCCGGAGGATGTCGCAGCCTGGCTGAGGCGGCTCGGTCGCGACGTTGTCGTTGTTCAAACACGGCGGCGTCCCGTGCCGCTCGAGGAAGTCGAGGCTGATGATCTTGTGCGCGGTCTCCCGCGAACGGTGGAGGGATTCTGGTCGCGGCGCGTGGCGGGGGCGCTGCGCGAGGGGCTCGGGCCCGTGCTTGTCTTTGCTCCGCACCGCTCCGAGGTGGAGCGTCTGGCGCGACAGTTTGCGCGTGAGCTTCCCCTGCCGGATCCCCTGACATTGTCGCAGGAACAGGAGAGCGTCTGCGGACCTGGGCTGGCGAAGCTGCTGAAGGCGCGGGTGGCGTTTCACCACAGCGGTCTGACCTATGCGCAGCGCGCGGGTGTGATCGAACCGCTTGCGAAGGCCGGGCAGCTGCGCGCCGTCGTGGCGACGCTTGGTCTGAGCGCGGGCATCAATTTTTCCCTGCGCTCCGTCATGATCACGGCGGGAAGCTATCGCCACGGCCAGCGCGAGCACGAGATCGAGCCGCATGAACTCCTGCAGATGGCGGGACGCGCGGGACGCCGGGGCCTCGATGAGATGGGATACGTGCTCGTCAGCAGCTCGACGCCGCGGCTGCGGCGCGCGGCGCAGATGCGTTTGAAGCGTGCAGGGCCGCTGCCGTGGGCCTTCATGCTCCGGCAGCTCCGCGCCGGGGAAAACGTGCGCGCTGTGACGGCCGCCGCCGCGCATCGTTTTTTCACCGAGCAGCCGATGGTGCTTGGTGCGGAGCAGACAGGTCGGCGGCGATCCGGCGGTCTGCCGTGCGACCAGCGCACGGACACGGGACGCGCGAGACTCGTTCGACGGGAAAGGAACCCCTTCCCGGCGTGCCGCACCTGCGCGCATCGCGCGGAGTGCCTGGCACTTTCGCCGCAGCCCACGCTGCTCTGGCAGCTTCAGCGCGTGGGCGTGCTGGACCAGGAGCTCAGGCTCACGGCGCGCGGGGAGATTGTATCCAATTTTCTAGGACCGGAGGGGCTTGCGATCGCGGCGGCGCTGGAGGATCGTGCCTATCCCCTGGATGCGATCGTCTTTGACATCGCGAACATCACGTCCGGCGAACGGTTTTCCGGAACCAACCCGCGCGTGCTCGGACGGCTCTCAGCGGTCTGTGAGAGGACCTATCGACGCCAGACAATCGAGGGGTATCTCGAGAACGGCATTCCACCGCAGTATGGATTCGGTGCCGCGGACGTTGTGAAGGCGCGCGTTGAAGGCGAGCGCCTTCGCGCGCTTGTCGATGCGCAGGAGACCGCCGGTCGTGGGGACATTGATCGATTGATGACGGAGTGGCGCTCGCTGCTGAAACAGATCGCATCGGCTTCGCCGATCAGCGAAACGGCGGTCTCTCACGGTTCCTGCTCACGACAACCCGGTGGAGAAGCGGCTGCGATTCGACTCATGGAACGGTGGGACAACCTTCGCTCACTCGCGCATGCTCACCTGAGTGAACTGCGCCCTGGGAGCCTGCCGGAACTGCCCGCGCTTCTGGCTGAGCAGCGGCGTCCGATCAATCATCGCTTCCACTCGCGAACGCATGCGCAGACAATGAATCCCCTGGCGCGAAGGCCTGCGGTTTCCGCCTGA